A genomic segment from Oncorhynchus clarkii lewisi isolate Uvic-CL-2024 chromosome 12, UVic_Ocla_1.0, whole genome shotgun sequence encodes:
- the LOC139422811 gene encoding kinesin-like protein KIF2A codes for MAVAVFGKILIGIYVEIKRSDGRIHQAMVTSLNEDNESVTVEWIENGDTKGKEIDLESIFALNPDVAPEEEVVQSPETPPPASSISSAAKQIKPPKNRRTIAPPKTETPANRAAAVGTTRARPSQIQHQQSQPEPPPPAALTALQTQQMTLQQQQNARRKSNCVKEVEKLQEKRERRRLQQQELREKKAQEVDVTVPNYEIMCMIRDFRASLDYRPLTTADLIDEEHRICVCVRARPLNKKELTMKDLDVITIPSKDVVMVHEPKQKVDLTRYLENQTFRFDYAFDDSTDNDMVYRFTARPLVETIFERGMATCFAYGQTGSGKTHTMGGDFSGKNQDCSKGVYALAARDVFLMLKKPNYKKLDLNVFATFFEIYSGKVFDLLNRKAKLRVLEDGKQQVQVVGLQERDVKCTEDVLKLIEVGNSCRTSGQTSANAHSSRSHAVFQIILRRRGKMHGKFSLIDLAGNERGADTSSADRQTRLEGAEINKSLLALKECIRALGRNKPHTPFRASKLTQVLRDSFIGENSRTCMIATISPGMASCENTLNTLRYANRVKEFGISPSDIPFSQQQGGGGGGRAELSPTNTYEYDDFPNSPTRVKELTVDPGVMMEGRGGGGGHSVTQLEVLEAQWGVGSSPQRDDLKLLCEQNEEEVSPQLFTFHEAVSQLVEMEEQVLEDHRAVFQESIRWLEDEKVLLEMTEEVDYDVDSYATQLEQILDQKIDILTELRDKVKGFRSTLQEEEQASKQINPKRPRAL; via the exons ATGGCCGTCGCTGTCTTTGGAAAGATTCTAATCGGCATTTACGTGGAAATCAAACGGAGTGATG GTCGAATCCACCAGGCCATGGTGACGTCACTGAATGAAGACAACGAGAGTGTCACGGTGGAGTGGATAGAGAATGGAGACACGAAAGGGAAagag ATAGACCTGGAGAGCATATTTGCTCTGAACCCTGATGTGGCTCCTGAAGAGGAGGTAGTACAGAGTCCTGAAACCCCTCCTCCTGCTTCCTCCATCTCCTCCGCTGCTAAACAAATCAAGCCACCCAAG AACCGACGAACAATAGCGCCCCCCAAGACTGAAACCCCAGCAAACAGAG CCGCAGCAGTAGGGACTACGCGAGCCAGACCCAGTCAAATACAGCACCAGCAAAGCCAACCAGAACCACCCCCACCTGCAGCACTCACAGCCCTACAGACACAGCAGATGACACTACAACAACAGCAGAacg CACGGCGGAAATCCAACTGTGTGAAGGAGGTGGAGAAActgcaggagaagagagagaggaggcgacTACAACAACAGGAGCTGAGAGAGAAGAAAGCACAG GAGGTAGATGTGACTGTACCAAACTATGAGATCATGTGTATGATCAGAGACTTCAGAGCCAGTCTTGACTACAGGCCTCTAACCACTGCTGATCTG ATCGATGAGGAGCacaggatatgtgtgtgtgtacgagcaCGGCCCCTCAATAAAAAAG AGTTGACGATGAAGGACCTGGATGTGATCACCATCCCCAGTAAGGACGTGGTGATGGTCCATGAGCCCAAGCAGAAGGTTGACCTGACCAGGTACCTGGAGAACCAGACCTTCCGCTTCGACTACGCCTTTGACGACAGCACCGACAACGACATGGTCTACAG GTTCACTGCCCGGCCACTGGTTGAGACCATCTTTGAGAGGGGCATGGCCACCTGCTTCGCCTATGGACAGACAGGAAGTGGGAAAACACAT ACAATGGGAGGAGACTTCTCTGGGAAGAACCAGGACTGTTCTAAAGGAGTCTACGCGCTGGCTG CGAGAGATGTATTTCTCATGTTGAAGAAGCCAAACTACAAGAAGTTAGACCTCAATGTCTTCGCCACCTTCTTTGAGATCTACAGCGGGAAG GTGTTTGACCTGCTGAACCGGAAAGCCAAGCTGAGGGTTCTGGAGGATGGGAAGCAGCAGGTGCAGGTGGTGGGGCTGCAGGAAAGAGACGTCAAATGTACTGAAGACGTCCTCAAACTCATAGAGGTCGGAAACAGCTGCAG GACGTCAGGTCAGACCTCGGCCAATGCCCACTCGTCCCGTAGCCACGCTGTGTTCCAGATCATTTTGCGGCGGCGAGGGAAGATGCACGGCAAGTTCTCGCTGATTGACTTGGCGGGGAACGAGAGGGGTGCCGACACATCCAGCGCTGACCGCCAGACACGCCTGGAGGGGGCTGAGATCAACAAGAGTCTGCTGGCACTCAAGGAGTGTATCAGGGCTCTGGGTCGGAACAAGCCCCACACCCCGTTCAGAGCCAGCAAGCTGACCCAGGTCCTCAGAGACTCCTTCATCGGGGAGAACTCCAGGACATGCATG ATTGCCACTATATCTCCTGGAATGGCTTCCTGTGAAAACACTCTAAACACTCTGAGATACGCCAACAG AGTGAAGGAGTTTGGGATCAGCCCGTCAGACATCCCCTTCTCCCAGCAGCAgggtggtggaggtgggggtCGTGCTGAACTCTCCCCCACTAACACCTACGAGTACGATGACTTTCCCAACTCTCCCACCAG GGTGAAGGAGCTAACGGTGGACCCAGGGGTGATGATGGAGGGgcgggggggaggagggggtcaCAGCGTCACCCAGCTGGAAGTCCTGGAGGCTCAGTGGGGGGTCGGCAGCTCACCTCAGAGGGATGACCTCAAACTGCTCTGTGAACAGAAC gaaGAGGAGGTGTCTCCTCAGCTCTTTACCTTCCATGAGGCTGTGTCTCAGCTGGTGGAGATGGAGGAACAAGTCCTGGAGGACCACCGAGCTGtgttccag GAGTCTATCCGTTGGCTGGAGGATGAGAAGGTGTTGTTGGAGATGACAGAAGAGGTGGATTATGATGTGGACTCTTACGCCACGCAGCTAGAACAGATCCTGGATCAAAAGATAGACATCCTCACTGAGCTCAGAG acAAAGTGAAGGGTTTCCGTTCTACACTCCAGGAAGAGGAGCAGGCGAGCAAACAGATCAACCCCAAGAGGCCTCGCGCTCTTTAG